In a genomic window of Ipomoea triloba cultivar NCNSP0323 chromosome 3, ASM357664v1:
- the LOC116014230 gene encoding reticulon-like protein B13: protein MSSDLNTTESPSPPATEPTSLPPPPPQKQALPEPPVPTATIKDILLWKRKRLNIAAIVISTATWVALEIYRFNFITAASWVAMFVVAAFFIWGNIDRLLGKEPAADMSRVYISQQSAEKTADVFRRCVNQSVEFTLRLGAEREWYVVAAAVAALWVLSVIASHLDLLTLLYIGEMVGLTLPVTYNKYEQKIKESGQRFKVLYRRYYNMVLQKSSELKTMMLQKTGDLKNKLASKHKHKEKKRE, encoded by the exons ATGTCATCGGATTTGAACACAACGGAATCCCCTTCACCGCCGGCAACGGAACCCACCTCTcttccaccgccgccgccgcaaaAGCAAGCTCTTCCCGAACCACCAGTACCAACAGCAACGATCAAAGATATTTTGCTGTGGAAGAGGAAGCGTTTGAACATCGCAGCTATAGTCATATCAACCGCAACATGGGTGGCTCTCGAGATTTACAGATTCAACTTCATTACGGCCGCGTCATGGGTGGCCATGTTCGTCGTCGCCGCCTTCTTCATCTGGGGCAACATCGACAGGCTTCTGGGAAA AGAACCGGCGGCCGACATGTCTAGGGTGTACATCAGCCAACAATCCGCCGAGAAGACGGCCGACGTGTTCCGCCGATGTGTCAACCAAAGCGTTGAGTTTACGCTGCGCCTTGGCGCCGAGAGAGAGTGGTACGTGGTTGCTGCGGCCGTGGCGGCGTTGTGGGTACTCTCAGTTATTGCAAGCCACCTTGATCTTCTTACTCTTCTCTACATAG GTGAGATGGTTGGGCTTACTCTACCGGTTACTTATAACAAGTATGAACAGAAGATAAAGGAGTCCGGGCAGAGATTCAAGGTGCTGTACCGAAGATATTACAACATGGTTTTGCAGAAGTCCAGTGAGTTGAAGACGATGATGTTGCAGAAGACTGGGGACTTGAAGAATAAGCTGGCGTctaaacacaaacacaaagagaagaagagagaatag